Genomic DNA from Perca flavescens isolate YP-PL-M2 chromosome 14, PFLA_1.0, whole genome shotgun sequence:
ACATGCTATAATTTAACTCACAGACAGACTCCATGTGGAATTGATCTTCTGTCTACAAATAGTTTATGTATCATTATAACAGGTATTAGAACAGTACCTGTTCAGGATATAGCttacagaatacacacacacttcattcattaATTCTTCCACATTAAACGTGAATAAATTGGAGAAGTTTGCAGCAATTCAGATGTCTGGAACCAGTGATGTAACAGAGCTGTAGTTAGGATTTTATTAGTTCCAAATTCCCCCAACATAACTTCACCCTGCAGAGGCAACACATTTTTACTACCAAAGAAAGTTTTTGAAAATACTAGTATTGAATACTACTCTAAAAACAGACATACTAAAGATCTTGagttttaaaaacaatacagcTTGTGTATGcatatttttaaaatttaaacTCAACCTTAGGTCGTTAAAAACCTTCATATTCACAGGAACAACACAGTGTTTGTCCTCAACTGAACATAGGTTGAtgtaaaaacattgttaaagtACTCGTGTAGGCCACATTCCTGTCACCTTTTGTTTCAATATGGTTCataaaataatatgattttCTCAGAAAACCTGCTGGAGCTACCAAAATGAAAAGTTTTGTCTGCTTCTTAGAAACAATTAAAACataccagcagcagcaggagaggaTGCTCTGTGTCTTCGGCTGACAGGAGCCGAACAGCTTATAGTTTGGCAGATTTTGAATTCCACCCATCTTCTTTTAGACATTCTGATCAATTTGATCTCACCTGTGAACACTCACTTCAAGTGCAAGAGTGTCTAGGAACTGCTGAGCATTTGAAAGTTTCGACAGCTATGAATTATTGATTCGCTGAAGGAGTAAAGTGTCAGCAGTTACCTAAGCAACTTTACCAAGTACACCACAACAAATGGATCAGGACAGAAATCcatttaatattaaaaacacaacagcagacATATGCATGCATGAAGTAACACATAAGTCCCCTTAACAATTTTAAGAGGTTCAGAGGGAGTGAGAAAATAGGCacactggaattaaaatggAATCAAATGAGCAAAAAGGAATGAAAAGATGGCAAGATAAAATTATTATTAGCTATGATTCGAAACTaatttatgctttttggctgAGGGGAAGAAGAGCccctcagttgccagtttattacgTCGTACACCTATCTGAAACTAATCCAGTCTAAACAACAACCATAGAATAAAACCAAATGGAgggaacaaaataaaataaacactaCTGAACACTATAAAATTGAATCAATATCCATTTAAAACATTAAGGTATAGATGTATGCTATTTCACTGATCAGAATAAACCTACGTCAATTAGCATCtctgttctttttatttctgctatttgatatacaatttgtttgaaaatctagtttttttgtctgtgttacCTGAATATGCatattgtatgtttgtttttttatagcaGTGTCTTGCATGATGAGCCAAAAGTCTGGCATGGCATAATGAAAACAAACTAACTGTACTAGACTGCATTATAGTTTTAGCTGGGTGTGCATAATAAACTGGCCCTGAGTACAAGATATGGAGGCAGCAATAAGCCGCTGATATGTGTAAAAGATGTAACATTCATGAATTGTCTCAGTGTAGGAACAAATTCATCCTACTTTTTTGTGTCTTCCATTTCATCTCATCATGTGTCTTGTTAGACTCAAAATGATTTAAACAAGGCAGAAACATAGGCCATAAGAGTTGCTCCCTCTCACATTATTATGCAAATATACAGGCAGGAGTGCTTTGGACAAGTGTGAATAAAGTGGAACTGTAATGACATATAAACTGGTCCTGCTGATGACtgagacaaaataaaactgaaacccTCACCCTATTATGGTTTCACTAAAACACCATGCTCACTTCAATCTTAGAGCAGCAGAGTAAAAGCTCATTTGCATAATGAAGATATCACTTTGAGGTATTAAAATATTCATGAGTGGTGGGATTCATCAGTAAAGACAGACATTGGGTCAGTAGATGTTTCAATGCTAAGCTGTGAGCCTTAACACATGGCAAACGTTCTCTTGTGCCTCATCGGTATACAAGAACGTCAGCTGTATCACATATGTCTCGCATAAATTAAGTATTAATGCCTGTAACTCAGAGTCCAATATACTCTACAACTTAGTAGTTTCATGattatactgaaaacattaagcTTGCCACATACAGCTATGAATGgacataaaaatacaatttcactctCATTGGTTTGCAAGTGAATGCTTATTTACAGTGTACTATTTGTGCAAATAGCAATGCAATTATCCGGGGTCGTCTCCAATGAGAAGGTCAAGCATTTTATATGGCATATGGAAAAGTTAAAATtttacatgtacacacaaatgATAAATGGTGAATTTCGAAGGCTGATTCCAGCAAATAGTATAAGATTATATTCAGAAATATAATGAAAGAATTTAATATATCTTCACCTGAACTACATCCTTGCAGTGTAGAGAAGGCTATGAACCCTTATGCCATCAATTATGAAGACAAAATGTGCAGAACATGTAGTTGAAAAGTTAATTGAATTGATAAGATGAATTGGGGAAAATCataataaaatttaaatttctGCTTACGGCCCTGCAACCGTTActgggttgtactcggttgtACTCCTCCTACTGCTTGCTTAAAGGTGAACATTATTGTGACCAGTGTGAAAAGTAACCTATCAATCCAAATACCTTATTTCGAATTATATCTGATTATATCATTGATTTATGGTTACTTTATAATCTTATCAATGTATTCTATGACAGGTTGAAATTTGTAACCCCTGAATGAAAGTCATTTGCTGCCACCTAGTGGTTATAAGCATGTCATGCAGTCTATGGTTGCAAGTGAGCAGAGAATCCATTTTAACTCCAACACGCTAGATGGCGCTAATTAGCGATATTAGTCAGGAATGTTCTTTTTTCCTTCGGGCGACAAATATCGCGAGAGTTTTACCAGTTTCACGTTTCCGCTTTGATTTCGCATGTTGATTTTTGCAGGACTGTCAAATATCTCTCACGAGCATGTATTGGCCAAGAGCCACTAAACATATAGCTATATGGTATGtgttttgattacattttctattaGAATACTATGGCTTGAGGCATTGATAAATGTATAATTAATTGTACGTGGTAAAAGTTGTAACGTTAACAGACTCAGACTTGGCCAGGACGTTCGTTAGTCATTTGAGAGCGAATAAAGTTTCTCAACGGTTTAATTTATAACGTTAAAGTAACTTACGAGCAGATAGCTTAGAATATGACAGGACCTTAACAAAAGCAGGTATTTGGAGTGTTAACACTGCATTGGGGGCAAGAACTAGGCTACGTTTACTCAAGTAGGCTAGCTACTGTAACACTACTTCACTTCACTACTTTCAATTAACGTAATGCTTCTTTATTTCTTGTacactttttactccattacatttatctgacagatgTAGTCAATATGTCACCTTCCAGATTTAGAGTTTACATACAAAATCTGATCAACAAATAAACTATGATGCATTGTTAATAATTAGTTCTTACAACACTAAAATGCTGCAGACATGTTTGTGCATCAGTAACGTTACTTACTTGATAATACTTAACGTTACTGTGGTTTTGCCTAAGTAAATTGGACTTTTAGTTATAATAGAGGATACTTTATAGTGTGgaattgctacttttactgaagGATTTGAGTACTTATTCCTTATACTTATACTGTACTTGTAATTAAGTGGCTAtgataacttcagttttgtttctTTGACTAGATTATTAATCAGCTAAATATGTTTACTTCTCTTTCAGGTCCACTAAAACTGGCAGTAATGTTACAGTGTAGCCCTCATTAAAAATGGCAGCAGTAGCTGGAGTGAGGGCTCTCCTTAGCCTCCGTCAATCAGTGATGTTGCAGCGCAGCTTTGGGTTAATTCCACTACAGTTGACATCAGCCTGCCTTCCCAGGAGGTTTTGCAGTGCTCCTACAAGAAGTAATGAGCTGCCAAAGCCACAGATTACCCCAGAGAATGAATCTCTGCTGGAGAATCTGAATCTCATGGGAGTTGATGTGAAGATGGCACGCCAGCGTCAGCCTGGGGTGCTTCGTAAAGTCTTCACTAATGAGCAAGGTCTCGCTCAGTTTCTGCAAAGTAAAGGTGCCAGCCGCAAAGTAATAGCCGGCATCATATCCCGTTATCCCCGTGCTATCACCCGCTCAATAGAACATTTGGAGCAGCGCTGGGAGCTGTGGAGAAACATCTTCAAGACTGATGAAGAAATTGTGAGCATCCTGGATCGCTCACCTGAGTCTTTCTTCCGGTCCAGTGATAATGGGAACTTGGAAAAGAACATAGCTTTTCTGACCTCGCTGGGACTGAACACTAAAGACCTCCATCGGCTACTGACCACAGCGCCGCGGACATTCTCTAACAGTTTAGAGCTCAACAGGCAGATGGTGGAGTTTCTGGAAGACATCTGTGTCAAACTTGGTGGGAAGAATCCAGAGCAGTTTCCAAAAGCCGTCATATCCAGAAACCTTTATATTCTAATCCGAAGCACTAAGAGAGTCAAGACAAACATTGATATCCTGAGAGCTTCTCTTAAGTTGAGCAATTCAGAACTGCTTGCTCTTCTTCAAGGCCCTGGAGCAGAGATACTGGACCTTTCCAATGAATATCTGAAAAAGAATTTTAACAGTCTCCAACAAAAGATGGTTTTACTTGGCTGTCGGAAAGCTGACATAAAAAAACTCATCATCAGCTATCCAATGGTTCTGTACATTGGGCCAGACACGCTGAGCTCTAAACTAGACTGTCTCGTAAAAGGAGGAATAACAATGAAGCAGATACTGGAAAAGCCCAAAGTTTTAGACTACAGCACACAGAACATTACAGGGCGACTAGAGGAGCTGCAGAGAGTAGGATATGACTTCCAGAAGAATGGCATCAACATCCTGGACTCTAGCCGAAAGCGGTTTGTTGCAAAGATAGAAAGGCTTAGTGCCTCACCAGACGACTAGTCTGGCTCAGTAGCCACTTTCTGACCGGaaggatttttgcagttcctagaacacaacgttcctagaaccctttttttctcctgttccgactggaccaatttggggattattaagttcctctggccacagttcctgtaactctttcagttCCTatttcagggcagggtcttttcatttgcatagtggtggttagatggctgtgattataataacaaaaggtcagttcctatggccacttgccagtgtgaatgcaaatggtaaactggttttgggggagagtagtttagaagtggactgttcctataactactgtacgttcctgtaactacttggtcggaaagaggctaatggatgtacattgctgggataaagacTTGCATCCGGCGCTTTTGATATCTCCACTATCGGGACTTAGTGCCGCCCAGATCAGTTGtaattggttttaaaaaaatacatacaagccagagtgtttttttggCTCTCATTAATCATATTTTGGTCTTGTTCTAACTAGAATATGACTTCTTGAATGTCTCTTTTGTAGGGCTACAATGAATCTACCAAATATTTGATTAATCAAGTCTctaaaatagtgaaaaaaatcCTATACCCAAAGGTGTGTCTTTAAATTTCTTTTGTCCAGCCAATGATCCAAAACACAAAGATAATAAATTTACTATCACATAAGGCATCAGAAACCGCAAGTCCTTACTAATGAGAAGCTGGAAATAGGACATTTTGGAATTTTTTAACTAAACAATGATTTAAACAATGAATCAGTTATCAAGACAGTTGCTGCTTAATTTTCTGTCCATTTActtattgtttcagctctaataGCTAGTAATTCTTTTTGTTCTAACACTGAGAGCTGCTAAAAATTCCTTTCCCTTTAAATGTGCATGCATTATTTTATGCTGCTCTTGGTATTCATGTGAGGATGgaattttgaaataaaattgaTATCCAAAAAGGCATAACAAACTACATGTTTCAATCATAATTCTTTATAAAgtgtaattaattaactgaATGAAAATTGGGATTTTTGTCCCCGTAAGCGCCCGGAAATCtccctaattttcggcagttACCGATCAGTCTGTGAACGTCGcgttcgtctgtgccacatattgACGGAAACGAACCATGACGTATGTGGCGAGATCATGGAGGGGCTAATTTATTCTAATTAGCATATGAATAGCAGCGAAACCGCGCCTGGCCTGGCTTGAATTTCCTCACTCACAGTATTGAGTATGagatgaaaccactacttttaaaaaggtcccatggtatgaaaatttcaatttgagattttttaacattaatgagagttcccccagcctgcctgtggtcccccagtggctagaaatggagataggtgtaaaccgagccctgggtatcctgctctgcctttgagaaaatgaaagctcagatgggctgatctggaatctcctccttatgaggtcataaggagcaagattaccttgcctttctctgctttgcccacccatgagaaagaaaCATCATGGCTTGCTAAGTGGcaattggtcaaggccacccccACTCCCCTCTTttctcaatagcatttaaagctacagacacagaaatggcacatcctaaggaaagctcattgtgggactggctctagtggctgtaattctgcaccaaggctgaatttcgggaaagagacttcagatacagtattaggggaccactgaggtctatataaaagcatccaaaaagcagcatgtcctaggacctttaaacaaaaaaaaagaaaagaaaaaccacTTTTGATTGGTTGGCAGATCGGTCACCCTGGCTCATTATAAATGTAAACcccaataataaaataattatatatacaaacacacacacacaccgtataGTCATAGGATATGCTATTAggttgtatattcatgtcattgTTATCCTATTGACTACACTATTATTACCATCAAGGACATGAATGAATTTATTAAGGAAAGGAAAATTTGCCAGGAATGTGCCGTTTATTCAAAGAAAGAGCTTTACTAGCACAAACGCAAACACACAACTATGTACAAAGCGTAGGAGATCTGCCCACACAACAAATGGGAAGCTCACGCGAAGCCCAAGATCCTACAGCACCATGAAGTGTCGGTTTGCCGCCTCGGAGCTGTAGGTAACTGGCGGCATTCGGTCTCAATTAGGTCCATTTtgcagacgtctgtggtgcATGGCCCTGTACTTTGGAATCACCTCTAATCTCGACTGCAGCGTGGCACagagctctgtgagctcctggCTGCGAGAGGACGGAGGTCGCACAATCCATCCAGAGACACTGTCAACGATGCCATCTTCCTCATCAGACATCAGGTCTATGGTGGCGCACTTCCAAAGGTCCACCTCATCCTCAGCTAGCACACtctgtctcgcttccagcagctgtaaaaacAATCAATAAAGACCATCAGTACTGCACGATGCACTGCGTATGGACAAAACCCATCTATTAATGCAGCTGAAAGATAGTCACATTGACCTAATAGGTCTAATAAGTCTTACCCTCTTTCTTCTTGATCGACTCCGAGCTGAACTCTTCACCGCTTCCGCCTGCGATGCAAGATCTGGTTGTTTGTACCTGAAGCTCCTGCGTACGGTCTCGTAATAGGTCTTACAAGCAGCTGGAAACCAATTAAAGGAgtggtatgaaaaaaaaaaaaaacataagtcacagtaaaattaaacatggAAGGAGAAAACAGTAAAAGTTACTTACGCACAATGGCGTCCTTATCAGCACCATGTAAATCTGGGCTTGCAGACACAGCTCCGAGCAAATAGGAGGTCACGGCCTCGTTATGAGGCGAAGTTAGtctgtgaaaacaaaatgtacgGTTAAGATCGGTATCTATTAACGTATCTATTTCCTTATAAAGCAgaatgaaagcatattctttaaatcttacccttgctccGGTTCATAGCGCTTACAATTCATCTCCGAGTTGTGAAGACGGCGTAccgcttcctgtaaaatacaagaccaaaaaaaaaaaaaaaaaaaaaaaaaaaaaaaaacgtacacGGGTTCTGCTCACTTGTTCTTTTACAAGGATACTAGGTTACTTTTAGCTTGggctacttaaaaaaaaaaaaaaaaagctttgcttTTAGGTTACTTTTAGTTTAGCTAGCAGTCACCGAACATATTCTTACCGCAATCTTGGGATTGCGCACCAGTCGGGTCTTCTTAGAGTTAGTCTCTTCCACACAGTTTTTCGACTCCAAAGCTGCCAACCTATCCTCTATGGACAGCAACCTGGAGTTTACTATGGTGAACTGCTCATTCACATCGGCAGTAAGCACAGTAAGCTGACGAGACAGCCCACTGATAGCATTCAGCAGTTTCTTCTCGTCGGTCTGCGGACTGGCTGAAAGGGGTTGATTGCGTCCATGCAGAGGAGTTGAAGGGGAGTTCAAGGCGAGGCTTTCCCCCTCTTCATCCTCTTCAGTCACATACCCATCCTATGCAAATGTAaagtacacatttaaaatgcatgCAATGCCCATACTCAGCACCTCAAATGGCCGTACCCAGCGCATGAATATGTTCA
This window encodes:
- the LOC114568691 gene encoding uncharacterized protein LOC114568691; the encoded protein is MEVPKLKKRPRRLCEHCNTELCHTQYFDHRKRCFKNGVWEKKSRRASHDPTGRSYVPSPSMYKDLEDKLAGVGEIDESEMHSGEDPEKEVMEESEEMHPATDSSDDNDETAADQSIHLFLDSSNSEPVQDDADISCSVDGYVTEEDEEGESLALNSPSTPLHGRNQPLSASPQTDEKKLLNAISGLSRQLTVLTADVNEQFTIVNSRLLSIEDRLAALESKNCVEETNSKKTRLVRNPKIAEAVRRLHNSEMNCKRYEPEQGLTSPHNEAVTSYLLGAVSASPDLHGADKDAIVPACKTYYETVRRSFRYKQPDLASQAEAVKSSARSRSRRKRLLEARQSVLAEDEVDLWKCATIDLMSDEEDGIVDSVSGWIVRPPSSRSQELTELCATLQSRLEVIPKYRAMHHRRLQNGPN
- the mterf1 gene encoding transcription termination factor 1, mitochondrial, with the protein product MAAVAGVRALLSLRQSVMLQRSFGLIPLQLTSACLPRRFCSAPTRSNELPKPQITPENESLLENLNLMGVDVKMARQRQPGVLRKVFTNEQGLAQFLQSKGASRKVIAGIISRYPRAITRSIEHLEQRWELWRNIFKTDEEIVSILDRSPESFFRSSDNGNLEKNIAFLTSLGLNTKDLHRLLTTAPRTFSNSLELNRQMVEFLEDICVKLGGKNPEQFPKAVISRNLYILIRSTKRVKTNIDILRASLKLSNSELLALLQGPGAEILDLSNEYLKKNFNSLQQKMVLLGCRKADIKKLIISYPMVLYIGPDTLSSKLDCLVKGGITMKQILEKPKVLDYSTQNITGRLEELQRVGYDFQKNGINILDSSRKRFVAKIERLSASPDD